A stretch of Physeter macrocephalus isolate SW-GA chromosome 6, ASM283717v5, whole genome shotgun sequence DNA encodes these proteins:
- the COL2A1 gene encoding collagen alpha-1(II) chain isoform X1: MVRLGAPQTLVLLTLLVAAVLRCHGQDVQKAGSCVQDGQRYNDKDVWKPEPCRICVCDTGTVLCDDIICEDMKDCLSPETPFGECCPICSTDLTTASGQPGPKGQKGEPGDIKDIVGPKGPPGPQGPAGEQGPRGDRGDKGEKGAPGPRGRDGEPGTPGNPGPPGPPGPPGPPGLGGNFAAQMASGFDEKAGGAQMGVMQGPMGPMGPRGPPGPAGAPGPQGFQGNPGEPGEPGVAGPMGPRGPSGPPGKPGDDGEAGKAGKPGERGLPGPQGARGFPGTPGLPGVKGHRGYPGLDGAKGEAGAPGVKGESGSPGENGSPGPMGPRGLPGERGRTGPAGAAGARGNDGQPGPAGPPGPVGPAGGPGFPGAPGAKGEAGPTGARGPEGAQGPRGEPGTPGSPGPAGASGNPGSDGIPGAKGSAGAPGIAGAPGFPGPRGPPGPQGATGPLGPKGQTGEPGIAGFKGEQGPKGEPGPAGPQGAPGPAGEEGKRGARGEPGGVGPAGPPGERGAPGNRGFPGQDGLAGPKGAPGERGPNGLAGPKGANGDPGRPGEPGLPGARGLTGRPGDAGPQGKVGPSGAPGEDGRPGPPGPQGTRGQPGVMGFPGPKGANGEPGKAGEKGLPGAPGLRGLPGKDGETGAAGPPGPAGPAGERGEQGAPGPSGFQGLPGPPGPPGEGGKPGDQGVPGEAGAPGLVGPRGERGFPGERGSPGSQGLQGPRGLPGTPGTDGPKGAAGPAGPPGAQGPPGLQGMPGERGAAGIAGPKGDRGDVGEKGPEGAPGKDGGRGLTGPIGPPGPAGANGEKGEVGPPGPSGTAGARGAPGERGETGPPGPAGFAGPPGADGQPGAKGEQGEAGQKGDAGAPGPQGPSGAPGPQGPTGVTGPKGARGAQGPPGATGFPGAAGRVGPPGSNGNPGPPGPPGPSGKDGPKGARGDSGPPGRAGDPGLQGPSGPPGEKGEPGDDGPSGPDGPPGPQGLAGQRGIVGLPGQRGERGFPGLPGPSGEPGKQGAPGASGDRGPPGPVGPPGLTGPAGEPGREGSPGADGPSGRDGAAGVKGDRGETGPVGAPGAPGAPGSPGPAGPVGKQGDRGEAGAQGPMGPSGPAGARGMPGPQGPRGDKGETGEAGERGLKGHRGFTGLQGLPGPPGPAGDQGTSGPAGPSGPRGPPGPIGPSGKDGANGIPGPIGPPGPRGRSGETGPAGPPGNPGPPGPPGPPGPGIDMSAFAGLGQREKGPDPLQYMRADEAAGNLRQHDAEVDATLKSLNNQIESIRSPEGSRKNPARTCRDLKLCHPEWKSGDYWIDPNQGCTLDAMKVFCNMDTGETCVYPRPASVPKKNWWGSKSKDKKHIWFGETINGGFHFSYGDDNLAPNTANVQMTFLRLLSTEGSQNITYHCKNSIAYLDEAAGNLKKALLIQGSNDVEIRAEGNSRFTYTVLKDGCTKHTGKWGKTMIEYRSQKTSRLPIIDIAPMDIGGPEQEFGVDIGPVCFL; encoded by the exons AGAAGGCTGGCAGCTGTGTGCAGGACGGGCAGAGGTATAACGATAAGGATGTGTGGAAGCCCGAGCCCTGCCGGATCTGTGTCTGTGACACTGGGACTGTCCTCTGCGACGACATAATCTGTGAAGACATGAAAGACTGCCTCAGCCCCGAGACCCCCTTCGGAGAGTGCTGCCCCATCTGCTCAACTGACCTCACCACTGCCAGTG GGCAACCAGGACCAAAG GGACAGAAAGGAGAACCTGGAGACATCAAGGAT ATTGTAGGACCCAAAGGACCTCCTGGGCCTCAG ggACCTGCAGGTGAACAAGGACCCAGAGGTGATCGTGGTGACAAAGGTGAAAAA GGTGCTCCTGGACCTCGTGGCAGAGATGGAGAGCCTGGGACCCCTGGAAACCCTGGCCCCCCTGGCCCTCCTGGCCCCCCTGGCCCCCCTGGTCTTGGTGGA AACTTTGCTGCTCAGATGGCTTCAGGATTTGATGAGAAGGCTGGTGGCGCCCAGATGGGAGTAATGCAGGGACCAATG GGCCCCATGGGACCTCGGGGACCTCCAGGCCCTGCTGGTGCTCCC GGACCTCAAGGATTTCAAGGCAACCCTGGTGAACCTGGGGAACCCGGCGTTGCT GGTCCCATGGGTCCCCGCGGTCCTTCTGGCCCCCCTGGAAAACCTGGTGATGAT GGTGAAGCTGGAAAGGCTGGAAAACCTGGCGAGAGAGGCCTTCCTGGTCCTCAG GGTGCTCGCGGCTTCCCAGGAACCCCAGGCCTTCCTGGTGTCAAAGGTCACAGA GGTTACCCAGGTCTAGACGGTGCTAAGGGAGAAGCTGGTGCTCCGGGTGTGAAG GGTGAGAGTGGTTCCCCAGGAGAGAACGGTTCTCCAGGCCCAATG GGTCCCCGTGGCCTGCCTGGTGAGAGAGGACGGACCGGCCCTGCTGGCGCTGCG GGTGCTCGGGGCAACGATGGCCAACCCGGCCCCGCAGGGCCTCCG GGTCCCGTGGGTCCTGCTGGCGGTCCTGGCTTCCCCGGTGCTCCTGGTGCCAAG GGTGAAGCTGGCCCCACCGGTGCTCGAGGTCCTGAAGGTGCCCAAGGTCCTCGCGGTGAACCTGGTACTCCTGGGTCCCCCGGGCCGGCTGGTGCCTCT GGTAACCCTGGATCTGATGGGATTCCTGGAGCTAAAGGATCTGCT GGTGCCCCTGGCATTGCTGGTGCTCCCGGCTTCCCCGGGCCCCGTGGTCCACCCGGCCCTCAAGGTGCAACTGGTCCTCTGGGCCCGAAAGGTCAAACG GGTGAGCCTGGTATTGCTGGCTTCAAAGGTGAACAAGGCCCCAAGGGAGAACCG GGCCCTGCTGGTCCCCAAGGAGCCCCCGGTCCTGCTGGCGAAGAAGGCAAAAGAGGGGCCCGTGGAGAGCCTGGTGGTGTTGGGCCCGCTGGTCCCCCTGGAGAGAGA GGTGCTCCTGGCAACCGTGGGTTCCCAGGTCAGGATGGTCTGGCAGGTCCCAAG GGAGCCCCTGGAGAGCGAGGGCCCAATGGCCTTGCTGGTCCCAAGGGAGCCAATGGTGACCCTGGCCGTCCTGGAGAACCTGGCCTGCCTGGAGCCCGg GGTCTCACTGGTCGCCCTGGTGATGCTGGTCCTCAAGGCAAAGTTGGTCCTTCT GGAGCCCCTGGTGAAGATGGTCGCCCTGGACCTCCAGGTCCGCAGGGGACTCGTGGGCAGCCTGGTGTCATGGGTTTCCCTGGCCCCAAAGGCGCCAAT GGTGAGCCTGGCAAAGCTGGTGAGAAAGGACTGCCTGGTGCTCCCGGTCTGAGA GGTCTCCCTGGCAAAGATGGTGAGACAGGAGCTGCAGGGCCCCCTGGACCCGCT GGACCTGCCGGTGAACGAGGCGAGCAGGGTGCTCCTGGGCCATCTGGGTTCCAG GGACTTCCTGGCCCGCCCGGTCCCCCAGGTGAAGGTGGAAAACCAGGTGACCAG GGCGTTCCTGGTGAAGCTGGAGCTCCCGGCCTCGTGGGTCCCAGG GGTGAACGAGGTTTCCCAGGGGAACGTGGCTCTCCCGGGTCCCAGGGCCTCCAGGGGCCCCGCGGCCTCCCTGGCACTCCTGGCACTGATGGTCCCAAA GGCGCAGCTGGCCCAGCTGGCCCCCCTGGGGCTCAGGGCCCTCCAGGTCTGCAGGGGATGCCCGGTGAGAGAGGAGCAGCTGGCATCGCTGGGCCCAAGGGAGACAGG GGTGATGTTGGTGAGAAAGGCCCCGAGGGAGCCCCCGGGAAGGACGGTGGACGA GGTCTGACTGGCCCCATTGGCCCCCCTGGCCCGGCCGGTGCCAACGGTGAGAAG GGAGAAGTTGGACCTCCTGGTCCTTCAGGAACTGCTGGTGCTCGAGGTGCCCCG GGTGAACGTGGAGAGACTGGACCCCCCGGGCCTGCTGGATTTGCCGGTCCTCCT GGTGCTGACGGCCAGCCCGGTGCCAAAGGCGAGCAAGGAGAGGCTGGCCAGAAAGGTGACGCTGGTGCCCCGGGTCCTCAGGGCCCCTCTGGAGCTCCCGGGCCTCAG ggtCCTACTGGTGTGACTGGTCCTAAAGGAGCCCGAGGTGCTCAAGGCCCCCCG GGGGCCACCGGATTCCCCGGAGCCGCAGGCCGCGTCGGACCCCCAGGTTCCAAT GGCAACCCTGGACCCCCCGGCCCCCCTGGTCCTTCTGGAAAAGATGGTCCCAAAGGCGCTCGAGGAGACAGCGGCCCCCCTGGCCGAGCTGGTGACCCTGGCCTCCAAGGTCCTTCCGGACCCCCTGGCGAGAAGGGAGAGCCTGGAGATGACGGTCCTTCT ggTCCCGACGGTCCTCCAGGTCCCCAGGGTCTGGCTGGTCAGAGGGGCATCGTGGGTCTGCCTGGGCAGCGTGGTGAGCGTGGATTCCCCGGCCTGCCCGGCCCGTCG GGTGAGCCTGGCAAGCAGGGAGCTCCTGGAGCATCTGGAGACCGAGGTCCCCCTGGCCCCGTGGGTCCTCCCGGCCTGACTGGTCCTGCGGGTGAACCTGGACGCGAG ggaagccctggtgctGACGGCCCCTCTGGCAGAGACGGTGCAGCTGGAGTCAAG GGTGATCGTGGTGAGACCGGCCCCGTGGGTGCCCCCGGAGCCCCAGGGGCCCCTGGCTCTCCTGGCCCCGCCGGCCCAGTCGGCAAGCAGGGAGACCGAGGAGAAGCT GGTGCGCAAGGCCCCATGGGGCCCTCAGGACCAGCTGGAGCCCGGGGAATGCCG GGCCCTCAAGGCCCCCGAGGTGACAAAGGAGAAACGGGAGAGGCTGGCGAGAGGGGACTGAAGGGACACCGTGGCTTCACTGGTCTGCAGGGTCTGCCCGGCCCCCCT GGTCCTGCTGGAGACCAAGGTACTTCTGGTCCTGCCGGTCCTTCTGGCCCCAGA GGTCCTCCTGGCCCCATCGGCCCCTCTGGCAAAGATGGCGCTAATGGAATCCCCGGCCCCATTGGACCTCCTGGACCCCGTGGACGTTCAGGCGAAACTGGCCCTGCT GGTCCTCCTGGAAATCCTGGACCCCCTGGCCCTCCAGGTCCCCCTGGCCCTGGCATTGACATGTCCGCCTTTGCTGGCCTAGGCCAGAGAGAGAAGGGCCCCGACCCCCTGCAGTACATGCGGGCCGATGAGGCAGCCGGCAACCTGAGACAGCACGACGCCGAGGTGGATGCCACACTCAAGTCCCTCAACAACCAGATCGAGAGCATCCGCAGCCCCGAGGGATCCCGCAAGAACCCCGCTCGCACCTGCCGGGACCTGAAACTCTGCCACCCTGAGTGGAAGAGCG GAGATTACTGGATCGACCCGAACCAGGGCTGCACCCTGGACGCCATGAAGGTTTTCTGCAACATGGACACTGGCGAGACCTGCGTCTACCCCCGCCCAGCCAGCGTTCCCAAGAAGAATTGGTGGGGCAGCAAGAGCAAGGACAAGAAACACATCTGGTTTGGAGAAACCATCAACGGTGGCTTCCAC ttCAGCTATGGAGATGACAACCTGGCTCCCAACACCGCCAACGTCCAGATGACCTTCCTGCGCCTGCTGTCCACCGAGGGCTCCCAGAACATCACCTACCACTGCAAGAACAGCATTGCCTACCTGGACGAAGCCGCCGGCAACCTCAAGAAGGCCCTGCTCATCCAGGGCTCCAACGACGTGGAGATCCGGGCTGAGGGCAACAGCAGGTTCACGTATACTGTTCTGAAGGATGGCTGCACG AAACACACCGGTAAGTGGGGCAAGACTATGATCGAGTACCGGTCGCAGAAGACCTCACGCCTCCCCATCATTGACATTGCACCCATGGACATAGGAGGGCCCGAGCAGGAATTCGGTGTGGACATAGGGCCTGTCTGCTTCTTGTAA
- the COL2A1 gene encoding collagen alpha-1(II) chain isoform X2, producing MVRLGAPQTLVLLTLLVAAVLRCHGQDVRQPGPKGQKGEPGDIKDIVGPKGPPGPQGPAGEQGPRGDRGDKGEKGAPGPRGRDGEPGTPGNPGPPGPPGPPGPPGLGGNFAAQMASGFDEKAGGAQMGVMQGPMGPMGPRGPPGPAGAPGPQGFQGNPGEPGEPGVAGPMGPRGPSGPPGKPGDDGEAGKAGKPGERGLPGPQGARGFPGTPGLPGVKGHRGYPGLDGAKGEAGAPGVKGESGSPGENGSPGPMGPRGLPGERGRTGPAGAAGARGNDGQPGPAGPPGPVGPAGGPGFPGAPGAKGEAGPTGARGPEGAQGPRGEPGTPGSPGPAGASGNPGSDGIPGAKGSAGAPGIAGAPGFPGPRGPPGPQGATGPLGPKGQTGEPGIAGFKGEQGPKGEPGPAGPQGAPGPAGEEGKRGARGEPGGVGPAGPPGERGAPGNRGFPGQDGLAGPKGAPGERGPNGLAGPKGANGDPGRPGEPGLPGARGLTGRPGDAGPQGKVGPSGAPGEDGRPGPPGPQGTRGQPGVMGFPGPKGANGEPGKAGEKGLPGAPGLRGLPGKDGETGAAGPPGPAGPAGERGEQGAPGPSGFQGLPGPPGPPGEGGKPGDQGVPGEAGAPGLVGPRGERGFPGERGSPGSQGLQGPRGLPGTPGTDGPKGAAGPAGPPGAQGPPGLQGMPGERGAAGIAGPKGDRGDVGEKGPEGAPGKDGGRGLTGPIGPPGPAGANGEKGEVGPPGPSGTAGARGAPGERGETGPPGPAGFAGPPGADGQPGAKGEQGEAGQKGDAGAPGPQGPSGAPGPQGPTGVTGPKGARGAQGPPGATGFPGAAGRVGPPGSNGNPGPPGPPGPSGKDGPKGARGDSGPPGRAGDPGLQGPSGPPGEKGEPGDDGPSGPDGPPGPQGLAGQRGIVGLPGQRGERGFPGLPGPSGEPGKQGAPGASGDRGPPGPVGPPGLTGPAGEPGREGSPGADGPSGRDGAAGVKGDRGETGPVGAPGAPGAPGSPGPAGPVGKQGDRGEAGAQGPMGPSGPAGARGMPGPQGPRGDKGETGEAGERGLKGHRGFTGLQGLPGPPGPAGDQGTSGPAGPSGPRGPPGPIGPSGKDGANGIPGPIGPPGPRGRSGETGPAGPPGNPGPPGPPGPPGPGIDMSAFAGLGQREKGPDPLQYMRADEAAGNLRQHDAEVDATLKSLNNQIESIRSPEGSRKNPARTCRDLKLCHPEWKSGDYWIDPNQGCTLDAMKVFCNMDTGETCVYPRPASVPKKNWWGSKSKDKKHIWFGETINGGFHFSYGDDNLAPNTANVQMTFLRLLSTEGSQNITYHCKNSIAYLDEAAGNLKKALLIQGSNDVEIRAEGNSRFTYTVLKDGCTKHTGKWGKTMIEYRSQKTSRLPIIDIAPMDIGGPEQEFGVDIGPVCFL from the exons GGCAACCAGGACCAAAG GGACAGAAAGGAGAACCTGGAGACATCAAGGAT ATTGTAGGACCCAAAGGACCTCCTGGGCCTCAG ggACCTGCAGGTGAACAAGGACCCAGAGGTGATCGTGGTGACAAAGGTGAAAAA GGTGCTCCTGGACCTCGTGGCAGAGATGGAGAGCCTGGGACCCCTGGAAACCCTGGCCCCCCTGGCCCTCCTGGCCCCCCTGGCCCCCCTGGTCTTGGTGGA AACTTTGCTGCTCAGATGGCTTCAGGATTTGATGAGAAGGCTGGTGGCGCCCAGATGGGAGTAATGCAGGGACCAATG GGCCCCATGGGACCTCGGGGACCTCCAGGCCCTGCTGGTGCTCCC GGACCTCAAGGATTTCAAGGCAACCCTGGTGAACCTGGGGAACCCGGCGTTGCT GGTCCCATGGGTCCCCGCGGTCCTTCTGGCCCCCCTGGAAAACCTGGTGATGAT GGTGAAGCTGGAAAGGCTGGAAAACCTGGCGAGAGAGGCCTTCCTGGTCCTCAG GGTGCTCGCGGCTTCCCAGGAACCCCAGGCCTTCCTGGTGTCAAAGGTCACAGA GGTTACCCAGGTCTAGACGGTGCTAAGGGAGAAGCTGGTGCTCCGGGTGTGAAG GGTGAGAGTGGTTCCCCAGGAGAGAACGGTTCTCCAGGCCCAATG GGTCCCCGTGGCCTGCCTGGTGAGAGAGGACGGACCGGCCCTGCTGGCGCTGCG GGTGCTCGGGGCAACGATGGCCAACCCGGCCCCGCAGGGCCTCCG GGTCCCGTGGGTCCTGCTGGCGGTCCTGGCTTCCCCGGTGCTCCTGGTGCCAAG GGTGAAGCTGGCCCCACCGGTGCTCGAGGTCCTGAAGGTGCCCAAGGTCCTCGCGGTGAACCTGGTACTCCTGGGTCCCCCGGGCCGGCTGGTGCCTCT GGTAACCCTGGATCTGATGGGATTCCTGGAGCTAAAGGATCTGCT GGTGCCCCTGGCATTGCTGGTGCTCCCGGCTTCCCCGGGCCCCGTGGTCCACCCGGCCCTCAAGGTGCAACTGGTCCTCTGGGCCCGAAAGGTCAAACG GGTGAGCCTGGTATTGCTGGCTTCAAAGGTGAACAAGGCCCCAAGGGAGAACCG GGCCCTGCTGGTCCCCAAGGAGCCCCCGGTCCTGCTGGCGAAGAAGGCAAAAGAGGGGCCCGTGGAGAGCCTGGTGGTGTTGGGCCCGCTGGTCCCCCTGGAGAGAGA GGTGCTCCTGGCAACCGTGGGTTCCCAGGTCAGGATGGTCTGGCAGGTCCCAAG GGAGCCCCTGGAGAGCGAGGGCCCAATGGCCTTGCTGGTCCCAAGGGAGCCAATGGTGACCCTGGCCGTCCTGGAGAACCTGGCCTGCCTGGAGCCCGg GGTCTCACTGGTCGCCCTGGTGATGCTGGTCCTCAAGGCAAAGTTGGTCCTTCT GGAGCCCCTGGTGAAGATGGTCGCCCTGGACCTCCAGGTCCGCAGGGGACTCGTGGGCAGCCTGGTGTCATGGGTTTCCCTGGCCCCAAAGGCGCCAAT GGTGAGCCTGGCAAAGCTGGTGAGAAAGGACTGCCTGGTGCTCCCGGTCTGAGA GGTCTCCCTGGCAAAGATGGTGAGACAGGAGCTGCAGGGCCCCCTGGACCCGCT GGACCTGCCGGTGAACGAGGCGAGCAGGGTGCTCCTGGGCCATCTGGGTTCCAG GGACTTCCTGGCCCGCCCGGTCCCCCAGGTGAAGGTGGAAAACCAGGTGACCAG GGCGTTCCTGGTGAAGCTGGAGCTCCCGGCCTCGTGGGTCCCAGG GGTGAACGAGGTTTCCCAGGGGAACGTGGCTCTCCCGGGTCCCAGGGCCTCCAGGGGCCCCGCGGCCTCCCTGGCACTCCTGGCACTGATGGTCCCAAA GGCGCAGCTGGCCCAGCTGGCCCCCCTGGGGCTCAGGGCCCTCCAGGTCTGCAGGGGATGCCCGGTGAGAGAGGAGCAGCTGGCATCGCTGGGCCCAAGGGAGACAGG GGTGATGTTGGTGAGAAAGGCCCCGAGGGAGCCCCCGGGAAGGACGGTGGACGA GGTCTGACTGGCCCCATTGGCCCCCCTGGCCCGGCCGGTGCCAACGGTGAGAAG GGAGAAGTTGGACCTCCTGGTCCTTCAGGAACTGCTGGTGCTCGAGGTGCCCCG GGTGAACGTGGAGAGACTGGACCCCCCGGGCCTGCTGGATTTGCCGGTCCTCCT GGTGCTGACGGCCAGCCCGGTGCCAAAGGCGAGCAAGGAGAGGCTGGCCAGAAAGGTGACGCTGGTGCCCCGGGTCCTCAGGGCCCCTCTGGAGCTCCCGGGCCTCAG ggtCCTACTGGTGTGACTGGTCCTAAAGGAGCCCGAGGTGCTCAAGGCCCCCCG GGGGCCACCGGATTCCCCGGAGCCGCAGGCCGCGTCGGACCCCCAGGTTCCAAT GGCAACCCTGGACCCCCCGGCCCCCCTGGTCCTTCTGGAAAAGATGGTCCCAAAGGCGCTCGAGGAGACAGCGGCCCCCCTGGCCGAGCTGGTGACCCTGGCCTCCAAGGTCCTTCCGGACCCCCTGGCGAGAAGGGAGAGCCTGGAGATGACGGTCCTTCT ggTCCCGACGGTCCTCCAGGTCCCCAGGGTCTGGCTGGTCAGAGGGGCATCGTGGGTCTGCCTGGGCAGCGTGGTGAGCGTGGATTCCCCGGCCTGCCCGGCCCGTCG GGTGAGCCTGGCAAGCAGGGAGCTCCTGGAGCATCTGGAGACCGAGGTCCCCCTGGCCCCGTGGGTCCTCCCGGCCTGACTGGTCCTGCGGGTGAACCTGGACGCGAG ggaagccctggtgctGACGGCCCCTCTGGCAGAGACGGTGCAGCTGGAGTCAAG GGTGATCGTGGTGAGACCGGCCCCGTGGGTGCCCCCGGAGCCCCAGGGGCCCCTGGCTCTCCTGGCCCCGCCGGCCCAGTCGGCAAGCAGGGAGACCGAGGAGAAGCT GGTGCGCAAGGCCCCATGGGGCCCTCAGGACCAGCTGGAGCCCGGGGAATGCCG GGCCCTCAAGGCCCCCGAGGTGACAAAGGAGAAACGGGAGAGGCTGGCGAGAGGGGACTGAAGGGACACCGTGGCTTCACTGGTCTGCAGGGTCTGCCCGGCCCCCCT GGTCCTGCTGGAGACCAAGGTACTTCTGGTCCTGCCGGTCCTTCTGGCCCCAGA GGTCCTCCTGGCCCCATCGGCCCCTCTGGCAAAGATGGCGCTAATGGAATCCCCGGCCCCATTGGACCTCCTGGACCCCGTGGACGTTCAGGCGAAACTGGCCCTGCT GGTCCTCCTGGAAATCCTGGACCCCCTGGCCCTCCAGGTCCCCCTGGCCCTGGCATTGACATGTCCGCCTTTGCTGGCCTAGGCCAGAGAGAGAAGGGCCCCGACCCCCTGCAGTACATGCGGGCCGATGAGGCAGCCGGCAACCTGAGACAGCACGACGCCGAGGTGGATGCCACACTCAAGTCCCTCAACAACCAGATCGAGAGCATCCGCAGCCCCGAGGGATCCCGCAAGAACCCCGCTCGCACCTGCCGGGACCTGAAACTCTGCCACCCTGAGTGGAAGAGCG GAGATTACTGGATCGACCCGAACCAGGGCTGCACCCTGGACGCCATGAAGGTTTTCTGCAACATGGACACTGGCGAGACCTGCGTCTACCCCCGCCCAGCCAGCGTTCCCAAGAAGAATTGGTGGGGCAGCAAGAGCAAGGACAAGAAACACATCTGGTTTGGAGAAACCATCAACGGTGGCTTCCAC ttCAGCTATGGAGATGACAACCTGGCTCCCAACACCGCCAACGTCCAGATGACCTTCCTGCGCCTGCTGTCCACCGAGGGCTCCCAGAACATCACCTACCACTGCAAGAACAGCATTGCCTACCTGGACGAAGCCGCCGGCAACCTCAAGAAGGCCCTGCTCATCCAGGGCTCCAACGACGTGGAGATCCGGGCTGAGGGCAACAGCAGGTTCACGTATACTGTTCTGAAGGATGGCTGCACG AAACACACCGGTAAGTGGGGCAAGACTATGATCGAGTACCGGTCGCAGAAGACCTCACGCCTCCCCATCATTGACATTGCACCCATGGACATAGGAGGGCCCGAGCAGGAATTCGGTGTGGACATAGGGCCTGTCTGCTTCTTGTAA